Proteins co-encoded in one Hyla sarda isolate aHylSar1 chromosome 4, aHylSar1.hap1, whole genome shotgun sequence genomic window:
- the LOC130267192 gene encoding protein spinster homolog 1-like has product MASPQDPLLKEEEEAMEDHSDMDVEKGDIPERQNLPSLSVMSTARSIITVVILAFVNLLIYANRSSVAGVLPYIQKAYDTNASLSGLLNTLFIGSYVLVAPIAGYLGDHCNKKYTVCAGVIVWLSMTLTLSFIPDGYFLLFLLTSGLVGAGEATFCTIAPSIIADLFTSDQRTRMLNVFYSVIPVGCGLGYIIGPKVTDAARGDWHWAFRVTPGLGLIAVALMILVTKELPRTTTNGKKNNKSQKFAKWATDLKKLFKNRSFMLTTMGSTAVSFIVGAIGVWGPSYLTHARTLLQEKDPCRAEPCDYHDILIFGVVTVVSGILGVVAGTEISKRYRKSNPRADPLVCGCAMMLSAPFLLLALTFGNISLVATNIFIFIGETLLSVNFTLISDIILKVVTPWRRSSALAVQMTIYHLLGDAGSPYLIGLISDTYERGYAKSPLLKYRSLEYALMTSTIMAVIGGAFFMATALYIERDEKEAEMESEPPSSSSSSLLPADEDRASD; this is encoded by the coding sequence atggcctctccacaagacccattgctgaaggaggaggaagaagcaatggaggaccatagtgatatggatgtagaaaagggcgatatccctgagaggcagaacctgccatctctaagcgtgatgtccaccgcacgttccatcatcaccgtagtgatcctcgcctttgttaatttgctcatctatgcaaatcgctccagcgtggcgggggtgctgccttatatacagaaagcatatgacaccaatgctagtctgtccggcttattgaatacattgttcattggaagctacgtacTGGTCGCACCAAtagccggatatttgggcgaccactgtaataagaaatatactgtttgcgcaggagtcatcgtttggctgagcatgacacttaccctgtcattcatccctgacgggtatttcctgctcttcctgctgacgagtggactggttggagccggagaggcgactttctgcaccatcgccccctccatcattgcagacctttttacaagtgaccagcggacccgcatgctgaacgtgttttactccgtcatacctgtaggctgcggactaggatacatcatcgggcccaaagtgactgatgcagcaaggggcgattggcactgggcatttcgggtcacccctggcctgggcctcatagctgtggctttgatgattttggttacaaaggagcttccaagaacgactacaaacgggaagaagaacaacaaatcccagaagtttgccaaatgggcgacagatctgaaaaaactatttaaaaatcggagcttcatgttaaccaccatgggatcgacggctgtatccttcatagtgggagccataggtgtatggggtccgtcatacctgacccacgcacgaacactcctacaagagaaggacccttgccgtgctgaaccgtgtgactatcacgatatcctaatatttggtgtggttacagtcgtttccggcattctgggagttgtagcagggacggagataagtaaaagatatcgcaaatccaacccacgggcggacccgcttgtgtgtggatgcgcgatgatgctttccgccccttttcttctgttggcattgacttttggcaacatcagcctcgttgccaccaacatcttcatcttcatcggagagacgcttctgtcagtaaatttcaccctcatatctgacattatactaaaagtagtaactccgtggaggagatcttcagccctggccgtgcagatgacaatctatcacctcctaggtgacgccggcagcccgtacctcatcggcctgatatctgacacctacgaacgaggatatgccaaatcccctcttctgaaataccgcagcctggagtatgccctcatgacctccaccataatggcagtcatcggaggggccttcttcatggccacggccctatatatagagagggacgaaaaagaagcagagatggaatcagaacctccgtcatcctcctcctcctcactgcttcctgccgatgaggaccgcgcttcagactga